A single region of the Chthoniobacterales bacterium genome encodes:
- a CDS encoding SPFH domain-containing protein: MKRSLTFLIVAAIVAVAGLWFLWTWGFCRFYVPINHIAVITAKEGSLLPPGQILAREGQKGVQENVLGEGRYFLNPYSYEHTIVPVTLIEPGKVGVIVSKVGNDLGQGDFLAGPGQKGIQRGVLGPGKYKINPVGYKVDILDAISIPIGYSAVVTSLSGRQAPEGAFAKPGEKGVMENILQPGLYYINPKQYKVDVIEVGLNQVSLLGKEGGAVITKTALRSSNGFLNNLENNVLQQQAANRADYISNESQSGMSLAPAQQDFALSRNAGSGTWANGSTRNSAAPAAKPQSEAKKEKTQTEATFVLNQHVSFPSRDGFDVALDMTVEFEFRPENVAGIYRDYGDMPAVVEKILMPQILSISRLKGSAYRALDFIVGEGREKFQNELTLSLQSNLGGKHITTHNALIRHVKVPEQILEPIQNSSIATEQDLTNKERQKTAAKLAELNTETQLIEQRSAEVIGETRKLKASIAANQAKQVAELGGETNVRVSEIAQKTASIRAERDVALGKANADASLMVEGEKAKGYALKIKAFGDPQAYNLAEFARALNPALKINVLHTGPGTLWTDLDKMGLSGAAGAKALEKR; the protein is encoded by the coding sequence ATGAAACGCTCACTCACTTTTCTTATTGTCGCTGCCATCGTCGCAGTGGCCGGACTTTGGTTCCTCTGGACCTGGGGTTTCTGCCGCTTTTACGTCCCGATCAATCATATTGCCGTCATCACCGCCAAAGAGGGCTCGCTGCTTCCGCCGGGGCAAATTCTCGCGAGGGAGGGCCAGAAGGGCGTCCAGGAGAACGTCCTCGGTGAAGGCCGTTATTTTCTTAATCCTTACAGCTACGAGCACACCATCGTCCCCGTCACTTTGATCGAACCCGGCAAGGTCGGCGTGATCGTTTCCAAAGTCGGCAACGACCTCGGCCAGGGCGACTTCCTCGCTGGCCCCGGCCAAAAGGGCATCCAGCGCGGCGTCCTCGGACCCGGCAAATACAAGATCAACCCCGTCGGCTACAAAGTGGACATCCTCGACGCCATCAGCATCCCCATCGGCTACAGCGCCGTCGTTACCTCGCTTTCTGGACGGCAGGCACCGGAGGGAGCTTTCGCGAAGCCGGGGGAAAAAGGCGTCATGGAAAACATCCTCCAGCCCGGCCTCTACTACATTAACCCCAAGCAATACAAGGTGGACGTCATCGAAGTCGGCCTCAACCAAGTCTCCCTCCTTGGCAAGGAAGGTGGTGCCGTCATCACCAAAACGGCCCTGCGGAGTTCCAATGGATTCCTCAACAATCTCGAAAACAACGTCCTCCAGCAACAGGCTGCCAATCGCGCCGACTACATCAGCAACGAGAGCCAGTCCGGCATGAGCCTCGCCCCGGCCCAGCAGGATTTCGCCCTCTCGCGAAACGCTGGCAGCGGCACTTGGGCCAATGGTTCCACCCGAAATTCCGCAGCACCCGCTGCCAAACCGCAATCCGAAGCCAAAAAAGAAAAGACCCAGACCGAGGCCACCTTCGTCCTCAACCAGCACGTCAGCTTCCCCTCGCGCGACGGCTTCGATGTCGCCCTCGACATGACGGTCGAGTTTGAGTTTCGTCCCGAAAACGTCGCGGGCATCTACCGCGATTATGGCGACATGCCCGCCGTGGTGGAAAAAATCCTCATGCCGCAGATCCTGTCCATTTCACGCTTGAAAGGCTCCGCCTACCGCGCCCTCGACTTCATCGTGGGTGAAGGCCGGGAGAAATTTCAGAACGAACTCACCCTCTCGCTTCAGTCGAACTTGGGAGGCAAGCACATTACCACCCACAACGCCCTTATTCGCCACGTGAAAGTGCCCGAGCAAATCCTGGAGCCCATCCAAAACTCCAGCATCGCCACTGAACAGGATCTCACCAACAAAGAGCGCCAGAAGACCGCGGCCAAACTGGCCGAACTCAACACCGAGACCCAACTCATCGAGCAGCGTTCCGCCGAAGTCATCGGCGAAACCCGCAAACTCAAAGCCAGCATCGCCGCCAACCAGGCCAAGCAAGTTGCCGAACTGGGTGGAGAAACAAATGTCCGCGTCTCCGAAATTGCGCAAAAGACAGCCAGCATCCGGGCCGAGCGCGACGTAGCCCTCGGCAAGGCCAATGCCGACGCCAGCCTGATGGTCGAGGGCGAAAAAGCCAAGGGCTACGCGCTGAAGATCAAAGCCTTTGGCGACCCGCAAGCCTACAACCTCGCTGAGTTTGCCCGCGCCCTGAATCCCGCGCTCAAGATCAATGTCCTCCACACCGGACCTGGCACCCTCTGGACCGATCTCGACAAAATGGGCCTCAGCGGAGCCGCCGGAGCGAAGGCTCTGGAAAAGCGGTAA
- a CDS encoding NAD(P)-dependent oxidoreductase — protein sequence MSTRIGIIGLGIIGSRIAGHLRKRGHEVYVWSRSPRPVPNFLGSAEEVARTCNILQFFVSDDAALLQAVQSVVSVLTKNHILLFHPTVSPETTKRVGGIVSSVGAQFLDCPFTGSKVAAENGALVYYVGGDPALIEKMTPILLDSAKTVVPIGEVGQAAVMKIAANMMIAGMLQVLGEALAVTSAAGISLEKVQKALAPNAIRSPLIDMKLPSIIANDFSPHFTVQHMMKDLRHAASLSRPKNIATPAIDAALASLQRAEAEGRSGDDFSILTKLAAKS from the coding sequence ATGAGCACTCGCATCGGAATCATCGGACTCGGCATCATCGGCAGCCGCATCGCCGGTCACCTCAGAAAACGCGGTCACGAAGTCTATGTCTGGAGCCGTTCGCCGCGGCCCGTGCCGAATTTTCTCGGCTCCGCTGAGGAAGTCGCCCGGACCTGCAACATCCTCCAATTCTTCGTCTCCGACGACGCCGCGCTCCTGCAAGCCGTCCAATCGGTCGTCAGCGTTCTCACGAAAAACCACATTCTGCTCTTTCATCCCACCGTCTCGCCGGAAACCACGAAACGCGTCGGCGGCATTGTCAGCAGCGTCGGCGCGCAATTTCTCGATTGCCCCTTCACCGGTAGCAAGGTCGCTGCGGAAAACGGCGCGCTGGTTTACTACGTCGGCGGCGATCCGGCGCTCATCGAAAAGATGACCCCCATCCTCCTCGACAGCGCCAAAACGGTCGTCCCCATCGGCGAAGTCGGCCAGGCAGCGGTCATGAAAATCGCCGCCAACATGATGATCGCCGGGATGTTGCAAGTGCTCGGGGAAGCGCTCGCCGTCACCAGCGCCGCCGGAATTTCGCTGGAAAAAGTGCAGAAGGCGCTCGCCCCGAACGCGATTCGTTCCCCGCTGATTGATATGAAACTCCCGTCCATTATCGCGAATGATTTTTCGCCGCATTTCACCGTGCAGCACATGATGAAAGATCTGCGGCACGCGGCGAGTTTGAGCCGGCCCAAGAACATCGCCACACCGGCTATCGACGCCGCGCTCGCGTCGTTGCAACGCGCCGAGGCCGAGGGAAGATCCGGCGACGACTTCTCGATTCTCACCAAACTCGCCGCGAAGTCCTGA
- a CDS encoding glycine cleavage T C-terminal barrel domain-containing protein, producing the protein MENFAVELERTVLEFRGADVVRFLNGQLSNDVRKLHSNIAMHACVMTAKGKMNAEVWLTKLDDGIRVDGPPNMSEELLARFERYIISDDVSITDISSELHLTHLVGESGGIQSKRLGVPGCDLWQTVKTTRSHRVLTPLETESFRIAQGIPKWGAELDENTIPVEAGLDRDCIDYHKGCYIGQEVISRIKSVGHVNRLLIRLTAPKDSAIGAGSPLLVHGQPIGSVTSAAVSLDLENIVALAYVKRAHSTPGTVIQTATGESLTVQSL; encoded by the coding sequence ATGGAAAATTTTGCAGTCGAGTTAGAGCGCACTGTGCTGGAGTTTCGGGGTGCGGACGTGGTTCGTTTCCTCAATGGCCAGCTCAGCAACGATGTTAGGAAACTTCATTCTAACATCGCGATGCACGCCTGCGTGATGACCGCCAAAGGCAAGATGAACGCCGAAGTCTGGCTGACAAAACTGGACGACGGCATCCGCGTCGATGGTCCTCCTAACATGAGCGAGGAATTGCTCGCCCGCTTCGAGCGTTACATCATTTCCGACGATGTTAGCATCACAGATATTAGCTCCGAGTTGCATCTGACTCACCTCGTCGGCGAAAGCGGTGGAATCCAGTCCAAACGCCTCGGCGTCCCCGGTTGCGACCTCTGGCAAACTGTAAAAACCACCCGCTCCCATCGCGTTCTAACTCCGCTGGAGACCGAGTCATTTCGCATCGCGCAGGGCATTCCCAAATGGGGCGCTGAACTCGACGAAAACACCATCCCCGTCGAGGCCGGGCTCGACCGCGACTGCATCGACTACCACAAGGGTTGCTACATCGGGCAGGAAGTCATCAGCCGCATTAAAAGCGTCGGGCACGTCAATCGCCTCCTTATTCGCCTCACCGCTCCGAAAGATTCCGCCATCGGCGCAGGCTCCCCGCTCCTCGTTCATGGACAACCCATCGGCAGCGTCACCAGTGCGGCTGTCAGTTTGGACTTGGAAAACATCGTCGCACTTGCTTACGTCAAGCGCGCCCACTCCACACCCGGCACCGTCATCCAAACCGCCACTGGAGAAAGCCTGACCGTCCAATCCTTATGA
- a CDS encoding peptidylprolyl isomerase yields the protein MADTHPRTRLLCWLLALNFLLLGGMLWLVFERNRVCEEPVQGIPAVVARVNGRPLYARYLLSAAQLDREPPDVNQLRPALQRLIQMEVVSQRMPRLPSEQVEERMETLSHQFPDVASLNTALQAAGLSENDLRQRIGTQMQVEKWLREMAKSEPTEAECRAWFAAHLEISALPEVAQASHFAAIFSPKGTPVELLEKVDLIHDAQARLADGIPFSQLIDALSDDPAKKITHGSLSWFRSERMEPALVKAAFAQPLNQVGQPVETRFGFHLILVSERHPAVTLSYDDVAAEVRQRCRDEQERKKIDATVTDLVQRAKIEILDPHLL from the coding sequence ATGGCAGACACCCACCCACGGACACGCCTTCTCTGCTGGCTGCTGGCGCTGAATTTCCTCCTTTTGGGCGGAATGCTCTGGCTGGTTTTTGAACGAAATCGCGTATGCGAGGAGCCGGTGCAGGGAATTCCCGCCGTGGTCGCCAGAGTCAACGGGCGGCCGTTGTATGCGCGTTATTTGTTGTCCGCCGCGCAGTTAGATCGGGAGCCGCCAGACGTTAATCAACTGCGCCCCGCCCTCCAGCGCCTGATTCAAATGGAAGTCGTCTCTCAGCGAATGCCGCGACTGCCCAGCGAGCAGGTCGAGGAAAGGATGGAAACGCTGAGCCATCAATTTCCAGATGTCGCCAGCTTAAACACGGCCTTGCAAGCCGCGGGCTTGAGCGAAAACGATCTGCGCCAACGCATTGGAACTCAAATGCAGGTGGAGAAGTGGCTGCGGGAAATGGCGAAAAGCGAGCCTACCGAAGCAGAATGCCGGGCTTGGTTTGCCGCTCATCTGGAGATTTCAGCGCTGCCCGAAGTCGCGCAGGCGAGTCATTTCGCCGCGATTTTTTCTCCGAAAGGAACCCCCGTCGAACTTTTGGAAAAGGTCGATCTGATCCACGACGCTCAAGCCCGCCTGGCGGATGGCATCCCCTTTTCGCAGTTGATCGACGCGTTGTCGGACGATCCGGCGAAAAAAATCACCCACGGCTCCCTGTCCTGGTTTCGTAGCGAGCGCATGGAACCTGCGCTCGTTAAGGCCGCCTTTGCGCAGCCGCTCAACCAAGTCGGACAGCCCGTGGAAACTCGATTCGGGTTCCATTTGATTCTCGTTTCCGAGCGTCACCCTGCCGTCACGCTGAGTTATGACGATGTCGCCGCCGAGGTGCGTCAGCGTTGTCGAGACGAGCAGGAGCGGAAAAAAATCGACGCCACCGTGACCGATCTCGTGCAACGTGCGAAGATCGAAATTCTCGACCCACATCTATTATGA
- a CDS encoding SPFH domain-containing protein, which translates to MNSFPDLPKSRPQLPTWAFSLPVILILAVLFIPLYIWFFCRVEPMADEIVVLIRKTGKNPAQGAVLAAKDEKGIQLDVLAEGRHFLNPYTYSWEVVPVTDVPAGKLGVVTRLFGNNLPDGEIIAHPDSKGILSDVLLPGKHRINPYAFHVQMFDAITIRPGHIGVKVSLVGGDPLTGQPGATNTFIVPVGTKGVVSETVDPGSYYINPFLISLVEVNLQSQRFEMSGDDSIDFLTVDGFTITAEGTIEYGIKRDSAALLAHQVGDMDDIVQKIILPVARGFGRIEGSKNPALSYIVGETRQLFQDKLESHLREHCSKWGIDVRSVLIRNITPPDQIAGIIRERELAAQTRAMYDQQITQAQSKAQLARQQQLAVQKSEQVAAETTALTSIIAAKQDQEVRLTAAEQDLAVASLERDAAQAQARAILSRATGEQTVIQAQNLAEASVLQQQAAAFGDGFNYARHLFYSRTAPQIQSILTGDGEGSLGSLFNSYLPTRKP; encoded by the coding sequence ATGAATTCCTTCCCCGATCTTCCCAAGAGTCGCCCGCAACTGCCGACCTGGGCCTTCAGCTTGCCGGTCATTCTCATTTTGGCCGTCCTTTTTATTCCGCTCTACATCTGGTTTTTCTGCCGGGTGGAACCGATGGCCGATGAAATCGTGGTCCTCATTCGCAAGACTGGAAAAAACCCCGCGCAAGGCGCCGTCCTCGCGGCCAAGGATGAAAAAGGCATTCAACTCGATGTGCTGGCCGAGGGCCGCCATTTCCTGAATCCCTACACTTATAGTTGGGAAGTCGTTCCGGTAACGGATGTTCCTGCGGGCAAGCTGGGAGTCGTCACGCGGCTCTTTGGAAATAATCTGCCCGATGGAGAAATCATCGCGCATCCTGACAGCAAGGGCATCCTCTCCGATGTGTTGCTCCCAGGGAAACACCGCATCAATCCCTACGCGTTTCATGTGCAAATGTTCGACGCGATCACCATCCGCCCCGGCCACATCGGGGTAAAAGTCTCCCTCGTGGGCGGCGATCCCCTCACCGGCCAGCCCGGAGCCACCAACACGTTCATCGTCCCAGTCGGCACCAAGGGCGTCGTCTCCGAAACGGTTGATCCGGGAAGTTATTACATCAATCCATTTCTCATCAGCCTGGTCGAGGTGAACCTCCAGAGTCAGCGGTTTGAGATGAGCGGCGACGACTCCATCGATTTTCTGACGGTGGACGGCTTTACGATCACCGCTGAGGGCACGATCGAGTATGGCATCAAGCGGGACAGCGCCGCGCTTCTGGCGCATCAGGTCGGCGACATGGACGACATCGTTCAAAAAATCATCCTGCCCGTCGCGCGCGGCTTCGGTCGCATTGAGGGCAGTAAAAATCCCGCCTTGAGCTACATCGTGGGCGAGACGCGGCAGCTTTTTCAGGATAAACTCGAAAGTCACCTCCGCGAGCATTGCAGCAAGTGGGGCATCGACGTGCGCTCCGTGCTGATCCGCAACATCACCCCGCCCGACCAGATCGCCGGCATCATTCGCGAACGCGAACTCGCCGCCCAAACCCGCGCCATGTACGACCAGCAAATCACCCAGGCGCAGTCGAAGGCGCAACTGGCCCGCCAGCAGCAGCTCGCCGTCCAGAAAAGCGAGCAGGTCGCCGCAGAAACCACTGCGCTCACATCCATCATCGCAGCAAAACAAGATCAGGAGGTGCGCCTGACAGCCGCTGAGCAGGATCTGGCGGTGGCCAGCCTGGAGCGCGATGCCGCCCAAGCCCAGGCGCGGGCCATTCTCAGCCGCGCCACCGGTGAGCAGACGGTGATCCAAGCCCAGAACCTGGCGGAAGCGAGCGTCTTGCAACAACAGGCCGCCGCGTTTGGCGATGGCTTCAACTACGCCCGCCATCTTTTCTACAGCCGCACCGCGCCGCAGATTCAAAGCATTCTCACCGGCGACGGCGAAGGCAGCCTCGGATCGCTCTTCAACTCCTATCTGCCTACCCGCAAACCTTGA
- a CDS encoding peptidylprolyl isomerase: protein MKLASLFFLALLTAAPAAEVAVLSIQVPNEKQPKQVTIELYPEAAPQTVANFEKLARKKFYKGMAFHRALPGRLVQIGDPLSRKKKPNLPLGTGGPGYVVPAEIKLKHQRGTVAMGRLPNRINPNKASNGSQFYVTLVPAPTLDGEYTVFGKVTSGLEVLEAISHGETDSNNAPLVRSVIRSIQIVQQ, encoded by the coding sequence ATGAAACTCGCCTCACTATTTTTCCTCGCCCTGCTCACTGCGGCCCCGGCCGCTGAAGTCGCCGTCCTTTCCATTCAGGTGCCCAACGAAAAGCAGCCGAAACAAGTCACCATCGAGTTGTATCCCGAAGCTGCGCCGCAGACTGTCGCCAACTTCGAGAAACTTGCCCGCAAGAAATTTTACAAAGGCATGGCCTTCCATCGCGCCCTGCCCGGTCGCCTCGTCCAGATCGGCGACCCGCTTAGTCGCAAAAAGAAACCCAATCTTCCCCTCGGCACCGGCGGCCCGGGTTACGTTGTTCCCGCCGAGATTAAACTCAAACACCAGCGCGGCACCGTCGCCATGGGACGCCTCCCAAACCGCATCAATCCCAACAAAGCCTCCAACGGCAGCCAGTTTTACGTAACCCTCGTCCCCGCTCCGACCTTGGACGGCGAATACACCGTCTTTGGCAAAGTCACCAGCGGACTGGAAGTCCTCGAAGCCATCAGCCACGGCGAGACCGATTCAAATAACGCCCCGCTCGTCCGCTCCGTCATCCGCTCGATCCAGATCGTGCAGCAGTAG